In the Diospyros lotus cultivar Yz01 chromosome 13, ASM1463336v1, whole genome shotgun sequence genome, tgtagaatatataataaattattgtatattatatttaataaatgtacAAATCAAACTGTTTAAAAAAAGAagtcaaaaccaaaccaaatgaGCTGGTATGGTTTGGTTTAACGGTGTGGACCAAACTATTCGCACCCCTATAGCTTAGATTGAGCAATTTAAGGCCATTCTCACTTCAGTGGCACTTTTTGCAATGTTGTCTCTATTATTTGTTtccaaatattattattgtgatTATTGTcttcaaatatttattactgTTGCtgtttttatgaaattttctttttacctATTATTCTCATTGTTTAATAGCATGAAGAAATACATGAGCTGCAAAGGATCATGTTTGGCAAGCACTGGAGCAGACCAACCTGCTGAAGTTGTTGAAGATGCCCCAAGACATCTGGTACTTGTGCTAAATTGTGATGGAAATTTGGTTATAAAGCTTGCAAATTGTGCATGTACAATAATTCATGGAAagaagtttatctaataaaacCTGCCTTGTTATCTTATTCTATAATCACAACAAGCACAAGTCTCAATCCCATTAGATGAGGTTAGTTACATGATTTTAGATTttcaatcatctctatccatggtctTATCTTCTTTAAGGCCACCTGTCATTTTTAGAAGTTTttcaccaagttttctttggttttcctctacactttttttccttttttgtgacaaaattctCTATTCCATTCACTTTCCTTATATGTGTCTATTGATCTTATCATATGTCTAAACTATTTTAATCGTGTataatttcaccaagatttttTTGTTTCATACCCACCACTCTAATTTTATTACATGTAATCTtgtttctaatttcttttttcttatacGACTACACCATATTTCATTTGTTATCATTTTTTGCACATGTTAATCAttaactgcccaacattctgagtgAGTCATACAGCAAAGATGGTCCTATAAATGTTTAATAAAACTTTTCTTCCAGCTGTATAGGAATTTTACAATCAGATAAAATGTTGGATGTCCTTGtccattttaataatttttctttaattctatGAATGTCATCCTGAATAGTCTTCCCTTCTTTTGAACAATTGACCCAATATATCAAACTGATTGTTTCCAGGAATAACTTAATTTTCAATTCTCACCATGACATATCTTcacacttttatttttcttgaactTACATTCTGTATATTCAGTTTTCAACCAACTCAATTTGATACCTTTGAACTCTAAGGTGCTTATTCACCATGACATCATTCccttcttgtgtgtgtgtgatccACAAAAATGTCATTTGCAAATAACATTACCAAGATACCTCTTCTGGGATGTGCCTTTTGAGTTTATCTATCACAAGAAGAAAGAGGTAATGGCTTAGTATAGATCCATGatataatctaatttaattggAAAAATCTCCTTATCTCTTCCACAAGTCTTAGCCCACAGTTTTGCTTGATGATACATGTGGTTGAAAACTTGTATGTAAGCAGGCCAacctatttattttctctaaaacCTTGACTTACAAGGCTTCTCTAGGGATTTTGTCATATGCTTTTTTCAAGTTTATAAATACTGTATTCAAATCAGTCTGTTTATCTCTGGACCTTTTTATTAGATGCCTAAGTTGATATCttttcattgttcatctactaGGCATAAAACCAATAGATTTTGTAGAAATTTTGGTTTTGTTCCTTAACATTGCTCAATCACTCACTCCTAAAGTTTCATACTATGACTCATTAGTtggattttctattttttacaattttgagTCTCCTTTATTCTTAAAAACGAGCACTAGGCTGATCTTTCTCCCCTCATCAAGCATCATCTTTGATATAAGGATTGTACAAAATAATTTCTCCCTTACATTTCCATGTTACTaccagtattttttttttattctactgTTTTATCATTCTTCATGTTTTTCATAGCTTGCTTTACTTTGTTTGGACAAATATGTCTCTATAACATGTCGTTACTATTTCTTCACAGTTTTACTAAGATGTCCAAACACAACTTTTGTCTCTCCACATTTATTGAATAAGTTTGGGAATAGtattccttccatctctccttaatcgcccTGTCATGTTACCAATACCTTCTAATTTTTGTCTTCTATGCACTTTGCTTTGcataaatcaattatttttctcaCTGGCTGCTGCAACAATTACatatcaagctttaatcccactagagTTATTTTGCTACCTATATTGTCTGAGATGATTTTTATGTATTTGCCACCTATGAACTCATAAAGCAGCATTAGAATTTTTCTACTACTGTGGAAGAGGGTCGTAGAAAATTCTTTTAGTTTACACCGTAGCAATATAACTCGTCTTTTTAACATTGTAACTTCGCAAGTAGATGTGAAGCTGGGGGGTATTGTTTTCTAATCATGGAGAAAACACATTAATAATGTTTCCCAATCTGAATCAGCACAAGCAATTGGTAAAGTACGTCATTGCAAAATGCTGATCTAAGAATTATGCAATTGTAACTATTAGGGTCTGTTCCAgatcagaaagaaaaaaaatgaattttacgTTATCTTGAATTGGCTCAACCATCTGCAGTATGTTAGGATCCGTACTTACATTTCTCAGGAGATTACATTACACTGCATTGGCTTGTTATTTTCAGAACAATATAGCATCGGCATCCTGCTTATTTATTTTACCAACATTTCAGTAACAAAACTTTACATTCCTGCTATTTAAAGTATCTGTAACATtactaattataaaaaaaagaagcagaTCTGAAACTTTATCCAGACTTGTTTCCCTGTTAAGAGTTCTACTATAGGGCCAGAAAGCTTCACCGAGAGGCTTACAGAATAGGatcaaaaagaccaaaatacccttgcccaaaatacaaatttgcaAGGATGCCATTGCACAGCCCAGCCCTCacctctctcccttctcccatGGCTGCGCACCAGCGACGGTCGGCGGTCGCGCGGCCatgggagaagggagagaggagGGAGGCGAGGGCTGGGCAGGCGGCCatgggagaagggagagaggtGAAGGTTGGGTGAGGGCATTTGGGTCTTTTTGACCCCATTTAGTAAGCGCGTCAAACAATGTAGAATAATCCCCCTATTAAAGAAATTGAAGTCCTAACTCTATTAGATCGGTAGAAAAATGTGTGTTTATGAGATTAAACCTGATACTGAATTGTTTTCCTCTCATATTCAGCATCCGGGAGCATGCTTGTACACTGAAAAGGAATCGATGCTTTCTTGTGATGGTTTGCATCAGCACACAAGGAGGCTTTGCCCCTGCGCTTAGGTCCACAATTTGGTAAGTTGTCTCTCTTATATATGCTCGCAACATAGTTTCACATGATGGGGGCCTGAGTTATGTAGCTAAATACCTGCCTACGGGCATGTAAAAGTGACAATCATGCTATGAGATACATTCTACATCAGAATGAAATTTTGCATTCAGATTTTCTTTTGCAAATGTTATAAGGACAGGCTTAGAAGCATTCTTAGACCAACAAAgtatgccccccccccccccccccccacccccccacacacacacacccgcAAAAGCCACCTTCATAGCTGCTTTTTGGATGTTTCCTTGCTGTATTTTGGTCATGATTTATTCTAGTGTTTAAAGGAGAAACCAAGGATGAATCAACAGTTGGAGAATGCGTTAATGAACCCTAACAATGGTTGGGGCTTAGGAGATATAGAGAAAGCCAGAAAGAGATGGAGGGACAGGGAGGGTTGCCAATCTGGAGAAGATAGGGCCACCGTTGCTAGAGAAGATTGGATTTGCCATTGATGACCCTAAACCTTCTCTCTAAACAATGGCCCCATTCCCCTCTTATATAATGGCCATGGATGAACTTTTCTCCCTTCCTATCTTCTTTCAAAAGTCAAAAAGAGGCTGTCAATTTTagaaatacatacacatatggccattaaaatttgatatgaagtgtatgaccCTAAATGAAGGtatgacaaaagataaaaatatataaaaatctagaatttatttagtcgaccctacatagtgggataaaagctgaatatattattattgtcgTATATGGCACAGATGGCCAAATTTTAGAGGAATTGcttggaatttttttaaaaaataataagtagGACACAAATGGCCAATGAACTAGACTTGAGGGGAAGGATAAGTAGACAGGGAAGTAAAAAACTGGGGTAAATTATCATTAGACCTTTATgacctaaaaattattttagaagtCTCGTGGTTTAATTCCTTTTTCTTATGACACCTCATCTATTAATAACActgttaattaaatttaatttattaattcaccaaatttaatttaattaggatATAATTGACAGTTAATAATGGGGGtgtcttaattaaaaaaaaaaaaaggtcgtAGCTTGTTttagtttctttattttcttgtaaaCGATTGAAAAGGATCAAAATGTGAAAGCACACAtcagatgttttttttttcccttgggttcaaattttttttcttttaagaacaAAAACCTAAAAAGGATTAAATAAATGGGAATTTGAAATTGAGTTTGATCCAATCTTGAAGAAATGAGGAGATATAATAGTGAGCTTAATGGGTTTAAATTGTGATTTTGGAATCTCACACCAAATGCATTAAAGGCATAAACCTCACATCAAACAAGAAAGAAGGGAACGTCTTGGGTCATCTATGGCCAAGGTTGCTTGCCTTATTGTTCAATTCAAAAATCTTGGGTCACCTACACAAGTTACAAATTTTTTGGGTGTTCAAAGCGTAGTTCTTATTGGTTACTTAGTGGTCATTTTTGTGTATTGATATATTGTATTGTggtatattaaataaatatataatatatcaatataaaatgCTCATTCTTTTAGTGAATGGTAAAGGGTCATTTTCATTACCAATTTaaatagattttcaaaaaaaaaatgggcttTGTCCGCATAGGCATAAcacattttattaataaaaaggaATATATTGTACCCTTCTAAAGTTTAATGGGCCCCTACAAGGAGTGTCCGTAGTCCcccatatttttaaatttaaattagacTAAgtatctttaatatttttttattatatatttatactaactTCTTaacatttgtttaatttttaaagtgtaatttagtgaaattttaactatgaatataatttaatcaacttttgttttattttatttttttgaagtcCCCCGCAATGTCTCACTTGCCAAGCAAGAGGCAAGCTTCCTTGCCGACGATGAAAACATCTAGGAGGAACCCAAGCAAATcccatcaatcaatcaacatCTGTCAGGGAATTTGGGATGTTATAAGTttgtgaatttaattttataaaatgaataaGTTCTACTTGTCAGGGAATTTGGGATGTTATAAGTttgtgaatttaattttataaaatgaataaGTTCTACTTGGCCCGACGAATCCACTGAGTCTCTCacaaaaaaagggtaaaaaaataattttatttttgctcactttgtaaatttgtaaagcTAGCCATTATCTCCACTCCTGCTCTGTTGTCTCCCTTGCCATAGTCGTTGTCGTGTTTCCGTCGTCTCTCTGTCATCGTCACCTTATTTCGTCGACAGTCGATGCAGCGACTGTTGGGGAGTTGAGGCGAGGTAACGATGACAGAGCGGTGATGAAGATGAGGCAACGACTATAACATGGGAGACGGGGGTGGGGAAGGGAAAAAGCAAGAAGtgggggcaaaattgtctttttactCTCTTTCGATAATCTGATCGATAAGCTTGTCGggctttctagaattttttctataaaatatgtAAGAATATATATGCAATtgactatatatttttttttttaggagttgggctttcaaatttttattcatAGTAAATTTATCTGTACGATAGTATATTTTAGAGAGGATGAGATAGAATTAATTTGAAGACCATTTATGATCGAGTGACTTCTCGAGTTTTTTAcgttaaaataaaattctcatcaatcaaccatatatatatatatatatactaatgtatgtattttatggGAAAAATCAGGGAATCATTTTCCAATTCTTAAGACTGTAAATCAGTACAAAATTAACCCAATTCTTCACAAACCACTGATCAAAAGCTGTAGTCTGGCTTGAACCCGCCCTTGCTCAAAGCCTTGGAGCCCCCCCTCAAACCCTGGCTCAATCCATCTCCGTCATCTTCATcgtcatcattatcatcatcatcgaAAGCTGGGTGGCTCAGAATGCTGTTCAGAAGCTGGGTTCCTCGGAGAGCATTCGTCAATGGCAGGTGGCCCTCTGGGGTCTGGTCAGTGAGCTCCCAGATGAACTCGGTCGGGAAGGACCTGTAATTGTACTGCTCGACCTCGGTGTCGAGCTTCTTCATCCAGCCCACTTTGAGGAAGAAGGCGGTGAAGTCCTTTTTCGCCTTCTTCCATATTTTCTTCTGGACGCTGTACCCGAACCGGCCGTCACTGTGCTGCTTCCAGAGCTCGTCGATGGCCTTGATTTCGGCTTCCGGGATGAACTGCACCTCGGAGAAGAAGACGTAGCCTCGCTTCTGGGCCGCCTCGCCGGCGAGGGCGATGAGGAGGCGTCGGGTTTCCTCGTCGGCTTGGCGGAAGTTGCCGGAGGAGAGATGACGGTGGAGGAGGTCGAGGGAGATGGAGTCCGCAGCGGAGGGCGGCGCGGCGGTGGAGGAGTTGGAGGAGGGGGAGAGGGAGAAAGCGGCGCCGCCGGAGGAGGATTGGGAGAGAGGGGCGGCTGTGGCTGTGACGGTGCGTTTGAGGAAGCggggggaggaggaggaggctgAGGGAGGGCAGTCGATGGAGTGGCGGCGGCGGAGGCGGTGGTGGGGATGGTGGCGGAGGGAGTGGGAGTGGAAGGAGTGGCTGGCCATGAGATTGGTGGAGGGGGAGCAAGCGTGGAGCAATTAATTGACGCTGTTGGGGAAGATAAGGACGAGGCAATGGACTATTATggcctacggaaggagaaatcTAGAGCCAACACAAATGAGGATTTTGATTGGCTACGTGTGGCTGAGGCCGGATTCTCCAATCCCCCCCCCTCCATTTGTATATTGTATGAGGTGACTTGACCTTGTCTACTGATGTGCATAAGTTTggtttaatcaaaataattaaattaaatcaattaaaattatttgtcattttttgcatgaaacatataaaaattaactaCCATTTTATACGTGCGTAAGAAAATTCGATCTAAAGAGATCATTACTCGATACGTATCTACCATAGACATTGAGCTCGCAACAATTCTTCTCCCTTTTAATCTATCCTTAATTTAGGTAATTAGACAAATTTGTAGAGCTTGATTTTTGACCAACTTTTAGGCTTAATTTATGGTCATCTTTCCATATAAAGAGCCTCATGTTTTAAACAATCgttcaatacaaaaattattagtttacaATCTTGTCATGCTCCACTTTAACTCTCATGCGCGTTATTAGAGATCTTGTGAGAGGACTCGtccatttatcttttttttaatttacaattttacctTTACGGGATTAAATATTACCAACAAAAAAATGTTGCTTCCTTTCTAACTAAATTTTCGATTAATGCAAAACACCAAGTGGCttagggaaaaaaatattttctaataatgacatttttatgcatttttgtTTAGCAAAGTTGCCATAGGGAGGAATGCTTTGCAACATCACTTAGAAAAGTGATGATAAGAGTGTCAATTGGGCTCCAACTAGTTTAAATGGAATATGTTAGATTGGAGATTTTCAAAACTCGCATTCATTACAATTTTAGTGGATTTTGTTGGCTCATTCTTTAACATGTGCACAATTAAAAATCAATACTCCTCTCacgtttttaattaaataaaattgagtTAGGGGGTTGTGTTTTAGTACATTTGATCTTAAATGGTAGTTATTGACAATGACACCTATTCTAAATaactataatatatttaaataattatttatattttattggtATAAGTTAATGGGATTAatttatagatatttatttatgtattatttatttagagaAACGATGAAAATATACCAATATTCAGGATAAATTAGTATTGGGTtgattgaaatataaaaattatctaaattagatcaaataatttaaagaatATGTCAGAGCTCAAACGGGTATGGTTGGGGCTCCAATTTGAAGCCCAACTGTTTTCTAAACCGGGTCGGGTAGGTTCAATAGGGACTTGTAACCGGGTCCGCCAAAAAGCCAAACATAAAAGCAGACAGGCAGGCAAAatcgatcttcttcttctaagaGCTTCCCTTCCATGTCGGTCACGAATTAGGGCTGGGGCTTGTAGCCCTAATTCTCTGTAAATCAACATAGCCCTAGCCCTTTTTCACCACCGGAGAggaagatcttcttcttcttcttctaggaGCTTCCCTCCCATGTCGGTCAGGTATTAGGGCTGGGGCTTGATCCAATTCTCTGTAAATCCACATAGCCCTAGGCCCCTAGCCCTAATTTGTCACCAGAAGAGgacgatcttcttcttcttcttcttcttcttctaggaGCTTCCTCTCCTGTCCTGGCGGTTACGAATTAGGTTATAGTAGAAGAAGCTCTCTCTGATCGAGGAAGCTCCAGATCAGGAACGGTGGTTCATCGAGCACTCGTATTGAAGGAAGATCCATCCAAGTATCGGTATTTGCAGGCTCTTTGCTACCTTGAAGTTGAAAACTTGGTGATTTCCCTCCACTAGTGAGAGAGTCGGCTCATGGATACAAACACACGGTTTTCAGCATATTGGGCACTCTCTGAGCAATATTTAAATCATTGGAATACCTTTATATTCCACGACCATCAGATTACAGAAGGTATTAACTGCCATTCAAGGTTGCCTTTCACTCTGGCATTTTATATACCCTTGCGTGTCTTTATGTTCATTTAAAGGTGTGCTTAATTTGGTCCAAACtgttaaatcaaatcaaatagtTAATCTGGTTTGTTTTGGTTTagtttacatttaaaaaaatatgatttgatttatgaattttgaaaaatacattttatagtGTGGTTTTGGTTTGtggtggaaaaaaaataaaaaatgtaattcgaaatattaatatatttgataaatattattttatgttatattacatataatatataatatttacccaaaaaatatcTTGTAGCAAGGATATTTCAGTAATAAATTCTTATACCAAAAatgttatataaataaatccattataaaagaaattttatacaaagaaataaaataatttctttattataacTTCTCATAAGGATTGTCTGAATGTTTGACTtatgttgatttttttcttttttgggggcAAGACTTAAGCTTTATGCCTACGTTGTCATTGTTTGAACATTGTTGATATTGCTCTCTATTTGTTTCGCTTGAGTGATGagttatttgaattttgtattaCATGATGAACGCTGTTATTGCATTAGTcgttatttgatatttttttaattatttgctATACTTGATgataatattttgagttttcatattaggtaagagaatatatatatatatata is a window encoding:
- the LOC127788688 gene encoding tetrapyrrole-binding protein, chloroplastic, with protein sequence MASHSFHSHSLRHHPHHRLRRRHSIDCPPSASSSSPRFLKRTVTATAAPLSQSSSGGAAFSLSPSSNSSTAAPPSAADSISLDLLHRHLSSGNFRQADEETRRLLIALAGEAAQKRGYVFFSEVQFIPEAEIKAIDELWKQHSDGRFGYSVQKKIWKKAKKDFTAFFLKVGWMKKLDTEVEQYNYRSFPTEFIWELTDQTPEGHLPLTNALRGTQLLNSILSHPAFDDDDNDDDEDDGDGLSQGLRGGSKALSKGGFKPDYSF